In Pseudopipra pipra isolate bDixPip1 chromosome 24, bDixPip1.hap1, whole genome shotgun sequence, a single genomic region encodes these proteins:
- the PHACTR4 gene encoding phosphatase and actin regulator 4 isoform X2: MEENTAEEVDHTPGDGGMGVDVLESGDTTPPTKRKSKFSSFGKIFKPWKWRKKKSSDKFKETSEVLERKISMRKPREELVKRGVLLEEPEQDGEEPEKLNPPALKNGHTVPISGPGVCDLPSQEEEATKPSSLRKPVPAEEPKKRQGSSSSHPGPELEPPQEPHVPRQPLLPPKRPPSTSQEANEAQAKDPTPASSSARTAPSTTAPTAAKTVNPTAAPSPAPRTLLPAPASANTTAPTSTTSTAPAKQPPVPPPKPVNRNSNSLIAELSQAMNSGTALSKPSPPLPPKRGIVPNNTSEVVPSKPLNDRTGTATRPAPIPLHVSSAHPPPSPSPPLPTHVPPEPPRMPLPAPTPTLDPPRSLDLPSETPPPPEEFRSVEVLKRTAEQGFGEPHVLPRLPQIPLHIRIQQALNSPLPVTPPPEGSHRAHSLLFENDGFGDDNGTLGRTRSLPVTIEMLKVPDDEEEEEDDQEEEQNLGPRVYIGDVPSVTVIPKLVPQVLPEEQEGDEGMSDSDSEGPILYKDDEDEEEDESHNSTLANKVKRKDTLAIKLGNATAPQEDKIVFPRKSKEEWNEIRHQIGTTLIRRLSQRPTAEELEQRNILQPKNEADRQAEKREIKRRLTRKLSQRPTVAELQARKILRFNEYVEVTDAQDYDRRADKPWTKLTPADKAAIRKELNEFKSSEMEVHEESKQFTRYHRP, from the exons CCGAGGAGGTGGATCACACCCCGGGTGATGGCGGCATGGGGGTAGATGTTTTGGAATCGGGTGACACCACACCCCCTACGAAGAGGAAAAGCAAGTTCTCAAGCTTTGGCAAGATCTTCAAACCCTGGaagtggaggaaaaagaaaagcagcgACAAATTTAAGGAGACTTCAGAAG TTTTAGAACGAAAGATTTCTATGCGAAAGCCAAGAGAGGAGCTGGTAAAAAGAggggttctgttggaagagcCTGAGCAGG ATGGTGAAGAGCCAGAGAAGCTGAACCCCCCTGCACTGAAGAATGGCCACACAGTCCCCATCAGTGGGCCCGGGGTCTGTGACCTGCCCAGCCAGGAGGAAGAGGCCACAAAGCCCTCCAGCCttaggaagcctgttccagcagAGGAACCAAAAAAGAGGCAGG gctcctccagcagccaccCTGGGCCCGAACTGGAACCACCTCAGGAGCCACATGTTCCCAGAcagcctctcctccctccaAAAAGACCTCCCTCCACCTCCCAGGAGGCAAACGAGGCGCAGGCAAAGGATCCAACGCCcgccagcagctctgcaagaACTGCCCCCTCCACCACAGCCCCCACTGCAGCAAAGACAGTCAATCCCACagctgccccttccccagcccccaggactcTGCTCCCCGCTCCTGCCAGTGCCAACACTACTGCTCCCACCAGTAcaaccagcacagctcctgccaaaCAGcctcctgtccccccacccAAACCTGTCAACAGAAATAGCAACTCACTAATAG CTGAACTTTCCCAAGCAATGAACAGTGGTACCGCCTTGTCCAagccttcccctcctctccccccgaAGAGGGGCATCGTGCCCAACAACACGTCAGAAGTTGTCCCCTCCAAGCCCCTCAACGACAGGACGGGGACGGCGACTCGCCCGGCGCCGATCCCGCTGCACGTGAGCTCGGCTCACCCACCGCCCTCGCCCTCACCACCCCTGCCCACACACGTGCCCCCCGAGCCCCCACGCATGCCCCTGCCCGCCCCTACCCCCACCCTGGACCCCCCGCGCTCCCTGGACCTGCCCAGCGAGACCCCTCCTCCCCCGGAGGAGTTCAGGTCCGTGGAAGTGTTGAAGAGGACGGCGGAGCAAGGCTTCGGAGAACCCCACGTGCTGCCCCGCCTGCCCCAGATCCCGCTGCACATCCGCATCCAGCAGGCTCTGAACAGCCCCCTGCCCGTCACCCCCCCTCCCGAGGGGTCCCACAGGGCTCACTCCCTGCTCTTTGAGAACGATGGATTCGGGGATGACAATGGCACCCTGGGCAGGACGAGGTCCCTGCCCGTCACCATCGAGATGCTCAAAGT TCCAGAcgatgaggaagaggaagaagacgACCAGGAAGAGGAACAGAATCTGGGACCTCGTGTATATATTGGAGATGTGCCATCTGTCACAGTCATCCCCAAACTGGTACCCCAGGTCCtgccagaggagcaggaaggagacGAAGGGATGAGCGACTCTGACTCGGAGGGGCCCATCCTTTACAAAGAtgatgaggatgaggaggaagatgaaAGCCATAACA GCACGTTGGCCAACAAGGTGAAGAGGAAAGACACGCTGGCTATAAAGCTGGGGAACGCGACCGCGCCGCAGGAGGACAAGATCGTCTTCCCTCGGAAGAGCAAGGAGGAGTGGAATGAGATCCGGCACCAGATCGGGACAACGCTCATCAG GCGACTGAGCCAGAGACCCacagcagaagagctggagcagaggaacaTCCTGCAGC CAAAGAATGAAGCTGACCGCCAAGCTGAGAAGCGCGAGATCAAGCGCCGGCTCACCAGAAAG CTTAGCCAAAGGCCTAcggtggcagagctgcaggccaGGAAGATCCTGAGGTTTAATGAATACGTGGAAGTAACAGATGCTCAGGACTATGACCGGCGAGCGGATAAGCCGTGGACAAAGCTGACACCAGCTGACAAG GCGGCCATCAGGAAGGAGCTGAATGAGTTTAAGAGCTCTGAAATGGAAGTGCATGAGGAGAGCAAGCAGTTCACGAG GTACCATCGACCATAA
- the PHACTR4 gene encoding phosphatase and actin regulator 4 isoform X4, whose protein sequence is MGVDVLESGDTTPPTKRKSKFSSFGKIFKPWKWRKKKSSDKFKETSEVLERKISMRKPREELVKRGVLLEEPEQDGEEPEKLNPPALKNGHTVPISGPGVCDLPSQEEEATKPSSLRKPVPAEEPKKRQGSSSSHPGPELEPPQEPHVPRQPLLPPKRPPSTSQEANEAQAKDPTPASSSARTAPSTTAPTAAKTVNPTAAPSPAPRTLLPAPASANTTAPTSTTSTAPAKQPPVPPPKPVNRNSNSLIAELSQAMNSGTALSKPSPPLPPKRGIVPNNTSEVVPSKPLNDRTGTATRPAPIPLHVSSAHPPPSPSPPLPTHVPPEPPRMPLPAPTPTLDPPRSLDLPSETPPPPEEFRSVEVLKRTAEQGFGEPHVLPRLPQIPLHIRIQQALNSPLPVTPPPEGSHRAHSLLFENDGFGDDNGTLGRTRSLPVTIEMLKVPDDEEEEEDDQEEEQNLGPRVYIGDVPSVTVIPKLVPQVLPEEQEGDEGMSDSDSEGPILYKDDEDEEEDESHNSTLANKVKRKDTLAIKLGNATAPQEDKIVFPRKSKEEWNEIRHQIGTTLIRRLSQRPTAEELEQRNILQPKNEADRQAEKREIKRRLTRKLSQRPTVAELQARKILRFNEYVEVTDAQDYDRRADKPWTKLTPADKAAIRKELNEFKSSEMEVHEESKQFTRYHRP, encoded by the exons ATGGGGGTAGATGTTTTGGAATCGGGTGACACCACACCCCCTACGAAGAGGAAAAGCAAGTTCTCAAGCTTTGGCAAGATCTTCAAACCCTGGaagtggaggaaaaagaaaagcagcgACAAATTTAAGGAGACTTCAGAAG TTTTAGAACGAAAGATTTCTATGCGAAAGCCAAGAGAGGAGCTGGTAAAAAGAggggttctgttggaagagcCTGAGCAGG ATGGTGAAGAGCCAGAGAAGCTGAACCCCCCTGCACTGAAGAATGGCCACACAGTCCCCATCAGTGGGCCCGGGGTCTGTGACCTGCCCAGCCAGGAGGAAGAGGCCACAAAGCCCTCCAGCCttaggaagcctgttccagcagAGGAACCAAAAAAGAGGCAGG gctcctccagcagccaccCTGGGCCCGAACTGGAACCACCTCAGGAGCCACATGTTCCCAGAcagcctctcctccctccaAAAAGACCTCCCTCCACCTCCCAGGAGGCAAACGAGGCGCAGGCAAAGGATCCAACGCCcgccagcagctctgcaagaACTGCCCCCTCCACCACAGCCCCCACTGCAGCAAAGACAGTCAATCCCACagctgccccttccccagcccccaggactcTGCTCCCCGCTCCTGCCAGTGCCAACACTACTGCTCCCACCAGTAcaaccagcacagctcctgccaaaCAGcctcctgtccccccacccAAACCTGTCAACAGAAATAGCAACTCACTAATAG CTGAACTTTCCCAAGCAATGAACAGTGGTACCGCCTTGTCCAagccttcccctcctctccccccgaAGAGGGGCATCGTGCCCAACAACACGTCAGAAGTTGTCCCCTCCAAGCCCCTCAACGACAGGACGGGGACGGCGACTCGCCCGGCGCCGATCCCGCTGCACGTGAGCTCGGCTCACCCACCGCCCTCGCCCTCACCACCCCTGCCCACACACGTGCCCCCCGAGCCCCCACGCATGCCCCTGCCCGCCCCTACCCCCACCCTGGACCCCCCGCGCTCCCTGGACCTGCCCAGCGAGACCCCTCCTCCCCCGGAGGAGTTCAGGTCCGTGGAAGTGTTGAAGAGGACGGCGGAGCAAGGCTTCGGAGAACCCCACGTGCTGCCCCGCCTGCCCCAGATCCCGCTGCACATCCGCATCCAGCAGGCTCTGAACAGCCCCCTGCCCGTCACCCCCCCTCCCGAGGGGTCCCACAGGGCTCACTCCCTGCTCTTTGAGAACGATGGATTCGGGGATGACAATGGCACCCTGGGCAGGACGAGGTCCCTGCCCGTCACCATCGAGATGCTCAAAGT TCCAGAcgatgaggaagaggaagaagacgACCAGGAAGAGGAACAGAATCTGGGACCTCGTGTATATATTGGAGATGTGCCATCTGTCACAGTCATCCCCAAACTGGTACCCCAGGTCCtgccagaggagcaggaaggagacGAAGGGATGAGCGACTCTGACTCGGAGGGGCCCATCCTTTACAAAGAtgatgaggatgaggaggaagatgaaAGCCATAACA GCACGTTGGCCAACAAGGTGAAGAGGAAAGACACGCTGGCTATAAAGCTGGGGAACGCGACCGCGCCGCAGGAGGACAAGATCGTCTTCCCTCGGAAGAGCAAGGAGGAGTGGAATGAGATCCGGCACCAGATCGGGACAACGCTCATCAG GCGACTGAGCCAGAGACCCacagcagaagagctggagcagaggaacaTCCTGCAGC CAAAGAATGAAGCTGACCGCCAAGCTGAGAAGCGCGAGATCAAGCGCCGGCTCACCAGAAAG CTTAGCCAAAGGCCTAcggtggcagagctgcaggccaGGAAGATCCTGAGGTTTAATGAATACGTGGAAGTAACAGATGCTCAGGACTATGACCGGCGAGCGGATAAGCCGTGGACAAAGCTGACACCAGCTGACAAG GCGGCCATCAGGAAGGAGCTGAATGAGTTTAAGAGCTCTGAAATGGAAGTGCATGAGGAGAGCAAGCAGTTCACGAG GTACCATCGACCATAA
- the PHACTR4 gene encoding phosphatase and actin regulator 4 isoform X3, whose protein sequence is MGVDVLESGDTTPPTKRKSKFSSFGKIFKPWKWRKKKSSDKFKETSEDGEEPEKLNPPALKNGHTVPISGPGVCDLPSQEEEATKPSSLRKPVPAEEPKKRQGSSSSHPGPELEPPQEPHVPRQPLLPPKRPPSTSQEANEAQAKDPTPASSSARTAPSTTAPTAAKTVNPTAAPSPAPRTLLPAPASANTTAPTSTTSTAPAKQPPVPPPKPVNRNSNSLIAELSQAMNSGTALSKPSPPLPPKRGIVPNNTSEVVPSKPLNDRTGTATRPAPIPLHVSSAHPPPSPSPPLPTHVPPEPPRMPLPAPTPTLDPPRSLDLPSETPPPPEEFRSVEVLKRTAEQGFGEPHVLPRLPQIPLHIRIQQALNSPLPVTPPPEGSHRAHSLLFENDGFGDDNGTLGRTRSLPVTIEMLKVPDDEEEEEDDQEEEQNLGPRVYIGDVPSVTVIPKLVPQVLPEEQEGDEGMSDSDSEGPILYKDDEDEEEDESHNSTLANKVKRKDTLAIKLGNATAPQEDKIVFPRKSKEEWNEIRHQIGTTLIRRLSQRPTAEELEQRNILQPKNEADRQAEKREIKRRLTRKLSQRPTVAELQARKILRFNEYVEVTDAQDYDRRADKPWTKLTPADKAAIRKELNEFKSSEMEVHEESKQFTRYHRP, encoded by the exons ATGGGGGTAGATGTTTTGGAATCGGGTGACACCACACCCCCTACGAAGAGGAAAAGCAAGTTCTCAAGCTTTGGCAAGATCTTCAAACCCTGGaagtggaggaaaaagaaaagcagcgACAAATTTAAGGAGACTTCAGAAG ATGGTGAAGAGCCAGAGAAGCTGAACCCCCCTGCACTGAAGAATGGCCACACAGTCCCCATCAGTGGGCCCGGGGTCTGTGACCTGCCCAGCCAGGAGGAAGAGGCCACAAAGCCCTCCAGCCttaggaagcctgttccagcagAGGAACCAAAAAAGAGGCAGG gctcctccagcagccaccCTGGGCCCGAACTGGAACCACCTCAGGAGCCACATGTTCCCAGAcagcctctcctccctccaAAAAGACCTCCCTCCACCTCCCAGGAGGCAAACGAGGCGCAGGCAAAGGATCCAACGCCcgccagcagctctgcaagaACTGCCCCCTCCACCACAGCCCCCACTGCAGCAAAGACAGTCAATCCCACagctgccccttccccagcccccaggactcTGCTCCCCGCTCCTGCCAGTGCCAACACTACTGCTCCCACCAGTAcaaccagcacagctcctgccaaaCAGcctcctgtccccccacccAAACCTGTCAACAGAAATAGCAACTCACTAATAG CTGAACTTTCCCAAGCAATGAACAGTGGTACCGCCTTGTCCAagccttcccctcctctccccccgaAGAGGGGCATCGTGCCCAACAACACGTCAGAAGTTGTCCCCTCCAAGCCCCTCAACGACAGGACGGGGACGGCGACTCGCCCGGCGCCGATCCCGCTGCACGTGAGCTCGGCTCACCCACCGCCCTCGCCCTCACCACCCCTGCCCACACACGTGCCCCCCGAGCCCCCACGCATGCCCCTGCCCGCCCCTACCCCCACCCTGGACCCCCCGCGCTCCCTGGACCTGCCCAGCGAGACCCCTCCTCCCCCGGAGGAGTTCAGGTCCGTGGAAGTGTTGAAGAGGACGGCGGAGCAAGGCTTCGGAGAACCCCACGTGCTGCCCCGCCTGCCCCAGATCCCGCTGCACATCCGCATCCAGCAGGCTCTGAACAGCCCCCTGCCCGTCACCCCCCCTCCCGAGGGGTCCCACAGGGCTCACTCCCTGCTCTTTGAGAACGATGGATTCGGGGATGACAATGGCACCCTGGGCAGGACGAGGTCCCTGCCCGTCACCATCGAGATGCTCAAAGT TCCAGAcgatgaggaagaggaagaagacgACCAGGAAGAGGAACAGAATCTGGGACCTCGTGTATATATTGGAGATGTGCCATCTGTCACAGTCATCCCCAAACTGGTACCCCAGGTCCtgccagaggagcaggaaggagacGAAGGGATGAGCGACTCTGACTCGGAGGGGCCCATCCTTTACAAAGAtgatgaggatgaggaggaagatgaaAGCCATAACA GCACGTTGGCCAACAAGGTGAAGAGGAAAGACACGCTGGCTATAAAGCTGGGGAACGCGACCGCGCCGCAGGAGGACAAGATCGTCTTCCCTCGGAAGAGCAAGGAGGAGTGGAATGAGATCCGGCACCAGATCGGGACAACGCTCATCAG GCGACTGAGCCAGAGACCCacagcagaagagctggagcagaggaacaTCCTGCAGC CAAAGAATGAAGCTGACCGCCAAGCTGAGAAGCGCGAGATCAAGCGCCGGCTCACCAGAAAG CTTAGCCAAAGGCCTAcggtggcagagctgcaggccaGGAAGATCCTGAGGTTTAATGAATACGTGGAAGTAACAGATGCTCAGGACTATGACCGGCGAGCGGATAAGCCGTGGACAAAGCTGACACCAGCTGACAAG GCGGCCATCAGGAAGGAGCTGAATGAGTTTAAGAGCTCTGAAATGGAAGTGCATGAGGAGAGCAAGCAGTTCACGAG GTACCATCGACCATAA
- the PHACTR4 gene encoding phosphatase and actin regulator 4 isoform X1, whose translation MGQPHFSRPVNPAAPAEEVDHTPGDGGMGVDVLESGDTTPPTKRKSKFSSFGKIFKPWKWRKKKSSDKFKETSEVLERKISMRKPREELVKRGVLLEEPEQDGEEPEKLNPPALKNGHTVPISGPGVCDLPSQEEEATKPSSLRKPVPAEEPKKRQGSSSSHPGPELEPPQEPHVPRQPLLPPKRPPSTSQEANEAQAKDPTPASSSARTAPSTTAPTAAKTVNPTAAPSPAPRTLLPAPASANTTAPTSTTSTAPAKQPPVPPPKPVNRNSNSLIAELSQAMNSGTALSKPSPPLPPKRGIVPNNTSEVVPSKPLNDRTGTATRPAPIPLHVSSAHPPPSPSPPLPTHVPPEPPRMPLPAPTPTLDPPRSLDLPSETPPPPEEFRSVEVLKRTAEQGFGEPHVLPRLPQIPLHIRIQQALNSPLPVTPPPEGSHRAHSLLFENDGFGDDNGTLGRTRSLPVTIEMLKVPDDEEEEEDDQEEEQNLGPRVYIGDVPSVTVIPKLVPQVLPEEQEGDEGMSDSDSEGPILYKDDEDEEEDESHNSTLANKVKRKDTLAIKLGNATAPQEDKIVFPRKSKEEWNEIRHQIGTTLIRRLSQRPTAEELEQRNILQPKNEADRQAEKREIKRRLTRKLSQRPTVAELQARKILRFNEYVEVTDAQDYDRRADKPWTKLTPADKAAIRKELNEFKSSEMEVHEESKQFTRYHRP comes from the exons ATGGGGCAGCCGCACTTCTCCAGACCGGTCAATCCAGCTGCTCCCG CCGAGGAGGTGGATCACACCCCGGGTGATGGCGGCATGGGGGTAGATGTTTTGGAATCGGGTGACACCACACCCCCTACGAAGAGGAAAAGCAAGTTCTCAAGCTTTGGCAAGATCTTCAAACCCTGGaagtggaggaaaaagaaaagcagcgACAAATTTAAGGAGACTTCAGAAG TTTTAGAACGAAAGATTTCTATGCGAAAGCCAAGAGAGGAGCTGGTAAAAAGAggggttctgttggaagagcCTGAGCAGG ATGGTGAAGAGCCAGAGAAGCTGAACCCCCCTGCACTGAAGAATGGCCACACAGTCCCCATCAGTGGGCCCGGGGTCTGTGACCTGCCCAGCCAGGAGGAAGAGGCCACAAAGCCCTCCAGCCttaggaagcctgttccagcagAGGAACCAAAAAAGAGGCAGG gctcctccagcagccaccCTGGGCCCGAACTGGAACCACCTCAGGAGCCACATGTTCCCAGAcagcctctcctccctccaAAAAGACCTCCCTCCACCTCCCAGGAGGCAAACGAGGCGCAGGCAAAGGATCCAACGCCcgccagcagctctgcaagaACTGCCCCCTCCACCACAGCCCCCACTGCAGCAAAGACAGTCAATCCCACagctgccccttccccagcccccaggactcTGCTCCCCGCTCCTGCCAGTGCCAACACTACTGCTCCCACCAGTAcaaccagcacagctcctgccaaaCAGcctcctgtccccccacccAAACCTGTCAACAGAAATAGCAACTCACTAATAG CTGAACTTTCCCAAGCAATGAACAGTGGTACCGCCTTGTCCAagccttcccctcctctccccccgaAGAGGGGCATCGTGCCCAACAACACGTCAGAAGTTGTCCCCTCCAAGCCCCTCAACGACAGGACGGGGACGGCGACTCGCCCGGCGCCGATCCCGCTGCACGTGAGCTCGGCTCACCCACCGCCCTCGCCCTCACCACCCCTGCCCACACACGTGCCCCCCGAGCCCCCACGCATGCCCCTGCCCGCCCCTACCCCCACCCTGGACCCCCCGCGCTCCCTGGACCTGCCCAGCGAGACCCCTCCTCCCCCGGAGGAGTTCAGGTCCGTGGAAGTGTTGAAGAGGACGGCGGAGCAAGGCTTCGGAGAACCCCACGTGCTGCCCCGCCTGCCCCAGATCCCGCTGCACATCCGCATCCAGCAGGCTCTGAACAGCCCCCTGCCCGTCACCCCCCCTCCCGAGGGGTCCCACAGGGCTCACTCCCTGCTCTTTGAGAACGATGGATTCGGGGATGACAATGGCACCCTGGGCAGGACGAGGTCCCTGCCCGTCACCATCGAGATGCTCAAAGT TCCAGAcgatgaggaagaggaagaagacgACCAGGAAGAGGAACAGAATCTGGGACCTCGTGTATATATTGGAGATGTGCCATCTGTCACAGTCATCCCCAAACTGGTACCCCAGGTCCtgccagaggagcaggaaggagacGAAGGGATGAGCGACTCTGACTCGGAGGGGCCCATCCTTTACAAAGAtgatgaggatgaggaggaagatgaaAGCCATAACA GCACGTTGGCCAACAAGGTGAAGAGGAAAGACACGCTGGCTATAAAGCTGGGGAACGCGACCGCGCCGCAGGAGGACAAGATCGTCTTCCCTCGGAAGAGCAAGGAGGAGTGGAATGAGATCCGGCACCAGATCGGGACAACGCTCATCAG GCGACTGAGCCAGAGACCCacagcagaagagctggagcagaggaacaTCCTGCAGC CAAAGAATGAAGCTGACCGCCAAGCTGAGAAGCGCGAGATCAAGCGCCGGCTCACCAGAAAG CTTAGCCAAAGGCCTAcggtggcagagctgcaggccaGGAAGATCCTGAGGTTTAATGAATACGTGGAAGTAACAGATGCTCAGGACTATGACCGGCGAGCGGATAAGCCGTGGACAAAGCTGACACCAGCTGACAAG GCGGCCATCAGGAAGGAGCTGAATGAGTTTAAGAGCTCTGAAATGGAAGTGCATGAGGAGAGCAAGCAGTTCACGAG GTACCATCGACCATAA